From the genome of Biomphalaria glabrata chromosome 17, xgBioGlab47.1, whole genome shotgun sequence, one region includes:
- the LOC106071130 gene encoding uncharacterized protein LOC106071130 isoform X2 produces MSSRFCIYFGSFRESRTKMSKMSSVTLLALVLSAVLYETVSACTVCTALSGSGTCDTYTSYITCLKAMLSNSGCSSLQLTGIDAAVAAAESALKLLSCEDTSVAGNGTTTATTSMLLLLTLPLLTYILSRN; encoded by the exons ATGTCGTCACGCTTTTGC atttacTTCGGCAGCTTCAGAGAGAGTAGAACAAAGATGTCCAAGATGTCTTCCGTCACTTTGTTGGCTCTTGTTCTGTCTGCAg TTCTGTATGAAACGGTGTCTGCCTGTACTGTATGTACAGCTCTTTCAGGATCTGGAACATGCGA TACCTACACCAGCTACATCACTTGTCTGAAGGCTATGTTATCAAACAGCGGGTGTTCTTCTCTTCAGCTGACTGGAATCGATGCAGCCGTTGCTGCAGCTGAAAGCGCTTTGAAACTGTTGTCGTGTGAAG acACCTCTGTTGCTGGAAATGGTACAACTACTGCTACGACTTCCATGTTGCTGTTGCTGACACTCCCGTTGTTAACTTACATTCTAAGTAGAAACTaa
- the LOC106071130 gene encoding uncharacterized protein LOC106071130 isoform X1: protein MPYAFGENLSFIIYFGSFRESRTKMSKMSSVTLLALVLSAVLYETVSACTVCTALSGSGTCDTYTSYITCLKAMLSNSGCSSLQLTGIDAAVAAAESALKLLSCEDTSVAGNGTTTATTSMLLLLTLPLLTYILSRN, encoded by the exons ATGCCATACGCATTTGGAGAAAATCTGAGCTTCATT atttacTTCGGCAGCTTCAGAGAGAGTAGAACAAAGATGTCCAAGATGTCTTCCGTCACTTTGTTGGCTCTTGTTCTGTCTGCAg TTCTGTATGAAACGGTGTCTGCCTGTACTGTATGTACAGCTCTTTCAGGATCTGGAACATGCGA TACCTACACCAGCTACATCACTTGTCTGAAGGCTATGTTATCAAACAGCGGGTGTTCTTCTCTTCAGCTGACTGGAATCGATGCAGCCGTTGCTGCAGCTGAAAGCGCTTTGAAACTGTTGTCGTGTGAAG acACCTCTGTTGCTGGAAATGGTACAACTACTGCTACGACTTCCATGTTGCTGTTGCTGACACTCCCGTTGTTAACTTACATTCTAAGTAGAAACTaa
- the LOC106071130 gene encoding uncharacterized protein LOC106071130 isoform X3: MSKMSSVTLLALVLSAVLYETVSACTVCTALSGSGTCDTYTSYITCLKAMLSNSGCSSLQLTGIDAAVAAAESALKLLSCEDTSVAGNGTTTATTSMLLLLTLPLLTYILSRN, translated from the exons ATGTCCAAGATGTCTTCCGTCACTTTGTTGGCTCTTGTTCTGTCTGCAg TTCTGTATGAAACGGTGTCTGCCTGTACTGTATGTACAGCTCTTTCAGGATCTGGAACATGCGA TACCTACACCAGCTACATCACTTGTCTGAAGGCTATGTTATCAAACAGCGGGTGTTCTTCTCTTCAGCTGACTGGAATCGATGCAGCCGTTGCTGCAGCTGAAAGCGCTTTGAAACTGTTGTCGTGTGAAG acACCTCTGTTGCTGGAAATGGTACAACTACTGCTACGACTTCCATGTTGCTGTTGCTGACACTCCCGTTGTTAACTTACATTCTAAGTAGAAACTaa